The Candidatus Schekmanbacteria bacterium genomic interval CTCCAAGTATGTTACCCGCACCCCTTATTTCAAGGTCATGGGCGGCTATTTTAAAACCTGAACCAAAATCTGTGAGTTCCTCAATAACCATGAGTCTTTTCCTGGCCTCATCCGTTATATCCTTATCTGCCGGAACAAGAAGATATGCAAAAGCCTCTATATTGCTTCTCCCTACTCTTCCGCGAAGCTGGTAAAGCTGCGCTAATCCAAGTCTGTCGGCCCTATTGATAACAATAGTGTTAACTGCCGGTATATCCAGTCCCGACTCAATTATTGTAGTACAAAGCAAAAGATCGAACTGCCTTTCCACAAAATCCACCATTATCTTTTCAAGTTCAGAAGGTTTCATCTGCCCATGGGCAACTCCTATCCTGACTTCAGGTATGTTATTTTTAAGAAACATTTCCATTGCAGGCAGGCTCTTTACATTGTTATGGACAAAATAAACCTGGCCTCCGCGTTCAAGTTCATTTTTTATTGCTCTTACTATCATCTCACGGTTAAATTTTATAACTACAGTCTTTATTGGAAGCCTTTCTTCAGGAGGAGTGTCTATTATACTTATATCCCTTATGCCTGTAAGAGACAGTTGCAGAGTCCTTGGTATCGGGGTAGCCGTAAGTGTGAGCACATCAATATTTCTCGCAATATCCTTTATCTTTTCCTTGTGTCTCACTCCAAACCGGTGCTCCTCATCAACAATTAAAAGTCCAAGGTCGTTGAATTCTATGTTTCCCATGAGGAGCTTGTGTGTTCCAATCACGATGTCGACCTTCTTCTCTCTTATCCCATTCAGTATCTCTTTCTGCTTTGAAAGATTGCAGAACCTTGAAAGCATCTCTACCTTCACAGGAAAGTGAGAAAATCTTTCAGAGAATGTCTGGAAATGCTGATGCGCAAGAATCGTGGTCGGAACGAGTACAGAAACCTGTTTTCCGTCCAGCACAGCTTTGAACGCAGCTCTCATTGCCACCTCAGTTTTCCCGAATCCAACATCCCCGCATATAAGCCTGTCCATGGGCTTTACAGATTCCATATCTTTTTTCACATCTTTTATTGCTCTAATCTGATGGGGAGTCTCATCGTACTCAAACCTGTTCTCAAATTCACGCATCCAGTTGTCATCCTGAGAAAAAGATATACCCGATGAAAACTGTCTATCTGCGTAAAGCTCAAGAAGTCCTTTTGCCATCGTTTCAATTGCTTTTTTCGCTTTCTGCTTTACTCTAGCCCAGTTCTGACTCCCTAACTTTTCAATGACAGGTTTAGATCCCTTTACGCCAATATACTTCTGTACAAGATTTAAGTTCTCAGAAGGAACATAAAGTTTCTCATTGTCCTGATATTCAATCATGAGGAAGTCCTTGGTCCTGCCCGCTGTAATCATCTGGGCAATACCAAGAAACCTCCCAACGCCATAATTGACATGCACGATGTAATCCCCCTCCTTGAGGCTTTGAAACGATGAAGATAATTTCAGAGGGGTTGATATTTTTCTCCTGTATGGGGAATGCTTTTTCCCGAATATGTCTTCTTCTGTTATAAAAGCTATCCCTAACTCTTCAATAAAAAAACCTTCAGTAAGATTCCCAACAATTATGAGTGGGGGGAATGGCTCTTTGTTCTCTGTATATGAAAGCACTATTTCACCGCGCCCCTCCATTCCCATTGACAGATGATAATCCATGAATATTGCTATCATCCTTTCTGCGCTGTTTTCAGACCTTACTGTAATATAAATCCTGTATCCTTCATCCCGTTTTTTCTTTATTTCTTCCGCCACAGAAGAAAATCTGTCTGATTTCAAATCCTCCTGGACATGCATATAGCTTGTTCTTTTGACCGTGAATTTCAGCGAATCATCTCCGGATGAGATCGATGAGATAGCGACTCTTTTAAATCCGCAAAGTTTCTTTTTGACTTCCTCGCAACCTGAATAGATATACTGGGGTTCGATGACAGGTTCGCCCTTCTCTACTGCACTATAGTATTTCTTTGTTGCTTCTCTGTATTGCGTTTCGATTTCATCAAATATCTTTTCTTTCTCTTCAAAAATAACAATGGAATCTTCAGAATTATAATCAAATGTGGTTTCAAGGGTTTTATGAAAAAGAGGGAGGTAGTTTTCAACTCCCGGAAAATACTCACGACGCTCAAATCTTTCCCTTAACTGCATCAGCCGATTTCTGTCCGAATAATCTTCGAAGAAAAGGTCAAAAACTTCGAGCAGTTCAGAATTATTTTCCGGATAAGCAACTTCCCTTACCGGGAAAAGCGCTGTACTCAAAACTTTTTTTACGGAGCGCTGGGAATGAGGGTCAAATTCCCTGATTGAAGAAATCTCATCTCCAAAGAATTCAATCCTTATAGGGAAGTCGTGGAGCCCTGAAAAAATATCAGCAATCCCTCCTCTGATGCTGAAATCCCCCTTCTCTTCTACAAAATCTTTTCTCTTGTAACCGCTTAAAAGAAGGTAATTAAGAAGCGAATCCCTTAAAATTACACTGCCAGTATCAAGAGAGAGTTTCTTCCCTGAAATAGAAGTGCGCGGTATGAGCTTTTGGACAAGTGATTCAGCAGGAATTATAAAAATACCTTCTTTGTCCATCATCTCACAGAGAAATTCCACACGGCGTGATGAAATCTCATGGAAAGGAGATATATCCTCGTAGGGAAGTGTATCCCATGGAATAAGAATATCCGTCCTTGAATCTGAATATTTGGACTTTAATTTCCTGTCCGCATTCCGGAAAAAAAGAACATCATTTAACACCTCTTCTGCACGTTTTACAGATGGAGCAAGATATACTATTTGTTTTCCGGTATGTTTAAAAGCTTCGTAGAGAATGAGTGACGCAGAAGAGGATGATACTCCGCTTATTTCAAACTCTCTTTCTTCCTCTAAGCATTTAAAAAGTCTGTTGAGGCTTTGACTGCTGTTCTCCATCATTCTTAATGCTACTTCAATTTCATTGTGCGTCTGACCCGTTCCATCATTTTTCGTGCTTCAGCCGACGCCTTTCCTTTTCCTTCATTTATTATATCATTAACAAAGGAGCGGTTTTTTTCAAGTTCTGTCCGCCTGGCACGGAATCCGGAAAATGCTGAAAGCAGATTTTGGATTAAAATCTTTTTGCACTGGACGCATCCGATTGATGCTGTCCTGCACCCCTCTGCTATCTCAGCAACTTTTTCTCCGGGAGTAAATATCTTATGATAAGCATAAACTGTAGAAAGTTCAGGGTCGCCGCAGTCCGATTTTTTTATGCGATGAGGATCCGTGACCATCTGCATAACCTTTTTTTCAACAGTTTCCGGGTTGTCGCTTATAAAGATGCAGTTGTCAAAACTCTTGCTCATCTTTCTGCCGTCTATTCCTGGAAGTTTTGGTGTAGCTGTAAGCATTGACTGCGGTTCAACCAGAGTATTCTCTCCGTAGAGGAAATTAAACCTCCTTGCCACCTCTCTTGTAAGCTCTATATGCGGGACCTGGTCAATCCCGACAGGAACTGTGTCAGCACCATAAATCAGTATGTCTGCCGACTGAAGAAGAGGATATCCAAGAAAACCATATGTTGTGAGATCTCGCTCTGAAAGGCTTTCCTGTGTTTCCTTGTAAGATGGCACCCTTTCCAGCCAGGGGATTGGAATGATCATGGAAAGAAGGAGATGCAGCTCTGCATGTTCGAGAATATCAGACTGTACGAACATCGTACATTTTTCCGGGTCTATACCAGAAGCAAGCCAGTCAATAACCATGTCTTCAGTATATTCCCTGATCTTTGAAGGATCATTGTAATCTGTAGTGAGAGCATGCCAGTCAGCGACAAAAAAGAAGCACTCATTGTCCTGCTGAAGTTTTTTCCAGTTTTCAAGAACACCAATATAATGACCAAGATGCAGTTTACCCGTAGGTCTCATTCCGCTTAAAACACGTTTTTTTACATTGTTCATTTGCTTTGCCTGCCTTATTTATATTAATCCACACCCAGGAGACTGAAAACTATATTACTTACAGGAACTATTATAAAATTTAAAACATTGGAATAGACGAGAAGAAGCAATATCATAAATCCATATGGTCTCAGCTTTTCGTAGGAAATAGCCTGTCTTACCGGAAGAAGACCTTCAAGTACTCCGCTGCCATCAAGAGGGAAAATGGGGATTAAATTAAAAATAGCAAGAAACACATTTATCTTGATGCTGAAGTATATAAAAATTATCAATGGTCCTACTATAGATGGGTTTCCTGGCACTGCCATAGATGACGTTGTTCTTATAAGAGTGTGAAAGATAATAGCGAATATTCCTCCCATCAGCAGATTGCTCAAAGGGCCTGCAAAGGATATCCAAAGATTGTCATTTCTCGGGTTTTTAAGATTTGATGGGTTGACAGGAACCGGCTTTGCCCATCCTATTAGAAACCCGGTACCTGAGAATATCATCAGTGCAGGAAGAATTATCGTGCCTAGAAGATCAATATGGGGTATCGGGTTAAGGGTAACGCGCCCAAGCCTCTTTGCAGTACTGTCGCCAAAGCGGTCAGCTGTCCATGCATGGGAGCACTCGTGAACTGAAATAGAGAAAAGAAGTGCCACGTAGTTGATAATCATGTAACCAGTGTTCATCTGTCAGTCTAGTTTCCCGCGCGGATATGACCCGAGGATAGTAAGAAAAACACAGTCTTTTTCAAGGCGCATAATAGTTTTTTTGACCGGCAGGTCCTCCATGTGGCCACGGCAGTCAACGAAAAAAATATACTCCCATGGCTTCTTTTTCGATGGCCTTGACTCGATCTTGGACAAGCTTATCCTGTTTGCTGCAAAATGTTTCAGCACATCATTGAGAGCCCCTGCCCTGTCCTTTGTCGTAAACATAAGGGATGTCTTGTCATCTCCGGTCCTGCAAAAAGACTCCTTGCCTATGATTACAAACCGCGTAAAATTGTTGCAGTTGTCCTCTATATGAGAATGGACCATCTTGAGATCATATATCTTCATTGCCATTTCGCTTGCGATTGCTGCTTTGTATTTATCCTTAGATGCAATTACGGCAGCAGTTGCGGTACTTGAAACCTCTTCGACAGGTATTCCCGGCATATTCCTTGAAATCCATTCCCTGCACTGGGCTATCGGCTGAGGATGGGAAATAATTTTTTTAATGTCACTATTTTTCCCTGAGATGTTAAGGAGATTATGGTTTATACGCATCAATATCTCACCGCAAATCTTAAGCGGGTAGTCAAGGAAAAGATCTACTGTCTGGGTCACAGTCCCCTCATTAGAATTTTCGACAGGAACTACCCCATACTTAGCGACCCCCTTTTCAACATTTTCAAAAACATCCTTTATATAATCAACGGGTATTGCGACAGACATGCGGCCAAACTGTTTTAGTGATGCAATATGTGAAAAAGATGCCTGCGGTCCGAGGTAAGAGACCTTGATAGGCTCCTCAAGAGCAAGAGAGGCTGAGAGTATCTCCCTGAAAAGAGTTTTTATCGCCGCATTTGAAAATGGTCCTTTATTTTCACGGGTAATCTTATTCAGAATCTGCGCCTCGCGGGCAGGGACATGGATGTCCGCATTGTCTCTTTTTTTAACTTCGCCTATCTGGCTTGCAAGTTTACCTCTATAACTTAAAAGCTTCAGCAGCTTTGAATCTATAAGATCAATTTTCCGCCTGAGTTCCTGAAGGTTTTTTGCAGCCATAATTATTATGTTCCAATCACCTATTAGCTTGATAAAAACTGTTTTTTAATCAAAAATAAATTACTCTAAGTACAAAGTTAATTTTTTTTTATACAATAAATAAAAATATCTTAAAAGTCTTTTCTCATGGAATTGAAAAAAAGAATTTCCATATATGTTGATGAAGGGGCATCCCATTCTTTCATCTGGCTCATCGAACTTTTTGAAATCTACGGTCTGTTTGATATAAAATTTGTGAAGTCTGAGGATATACGGTCCGGCATATTGGGTAAGACCGATGTTCTTATAATATCAGGCGGGGATAGTTTTGCAGTTGCAGGAAGTCTTGAAGAAGCAGCCGCTCTGGCAATAAAGTCATTTATTGAAAATGGAGGGACTTATGTTGGGATATGCGCAGGCGCTTATCTTATGCTTAGATCATCCAAGAGCCCGCTCCATTACTTTAATATGACCTCAGGGAAAATCGCAAATCTCTCGAGCCGGCTTCCCGAGGCAAAGGCACTTGAATACAAATATTCAACGCCATATGGATGCAGTTATATCTTCCACCCTGTTCGCGGAGAAATATCAGTCACTCTTTGTGAGTTTGGGCTGTTTCAGAAGGAAGGGGTGATTAAAGCACCTGTTTACGGCGGGCCTTTCATAAAAAATGACGGCTCTATAATCCCTCTTTCTTTTTTTCGCGATTTTACGGAAAGCACCCTCTTCCTTGTTGACAATGAAATCGCCGCTTCGATATGCAGAGGTTCGATTGTCTCTGGTTATAAAACTCTCGGAAAAGGGATTCTCTTTTTTTTCAGCACTCACATGGAACATCCGGACTACCCAGAAGCCAATGAATTATTCATCAGATTGATAACCGGGGATCCCTTAATATCAAGGATGCTATTAAGGGGTAAAGACAAAACCTCTCTAAAAAATGAAACTCCTTATAGACCGAGCAATAACTCTTCATACAAAAAGTTCAGGAAAAACCTTAGCCTTATGCGCCTTGTAGCTGCTGGCCTTGAGAAGATCCCACATTTCTGGAAAATCGGCGAAAAAGTCTGGGAAACGGAAAAGATCAGGTTTTTTACCGAGTCCATTCTAAAGATGGAAAAAAAATATGGAAAAATGTTGTCGCTCTCTATTGCTGAAAAAAATGCTGAAGAACTCGATTCACTGTCTTCAATATGCCTGAGCTTGTTAAAAAATATTTACGATTCTCTGTCTCATGGAAAATCTTCCCAGCAGGAAGCAGCTTTTTTTATAAATAATATAAAAGATCTTTATACCATATATTGTTCCTGCTGTTTCAGGTATATCAATGAAAATGGGACTTTTACAACTAAGTATAACAACCATTTCAACCCTACTGCATAGCATTAAAATAATATTTATTCCGAATCTAACAAATTAAATTGACTGCAAGCTGTATGGTGCATTATCATTTAAGAAAATTCTTAATGAATGATGCCATGCAAGATAAATTAGAAACAAGAGGTTATCTCCCGGATATTGTCGAACTCAATCTGGCATCTGACAATATATCTGACCTGTTTCAGGAAGTAGCAGGTATAATCTGCAGTTCCAAAAAAATCGTCAATTCTCAGTCCGCTCTTCGCGAATTCCAGAACTTCTCAAGGGAATGGAACAGAAACAAAAAAAATATGGTAGATGAAGGAATAAATTTCTTCAGAAATGGGATATTCCCGTTTACCATCAATTACTGTCCCTTTCTTGAGATGTCAGAATCTCTGTTGTTCCTCGGAAAGACAAATAAAGGGCTCTCTACAGGGATCAATGACACGCCTCCCGTAAGAGTAATCTGTTCCATGCTGTTTCATTCAGTAGAGTCATTCGAACAAAAGAAACAGGAAGACCTCGAAAGACAGAAATTCAATCTGTACTGGAATAACCTCTTTACCAATAAAAAGTTTATAGAGGGTTTTCTGGAACTTACAAGCTCTGATGATTTGATAATGTTAATTGCTGAAACTCACAACTATCTTGAAAAACGCCGTTATCCCCGTTACAGCATCGATACAGTGGCATACTGCCGTACACTCCTCTTTGATGATGATGTTGCAGAAAACAAGGAAAAAGTAAGGGTCAGGAACATCAGCCATCAGGGGATCTTGTTAGAGCATTCAAACCCGTTCCCTGTGAACAATGCTGTAGAAATAAGCCTTCTTCTCGACGACCGTATTCTCTATATGGTAGGAAAAGTCTGCAGAGTCGATAAACTCAAAGAGATTGAATCTGACAAGTATTATTCAGGCGTAAACCTGACTCAGATCTCATCTGAAAATCAGCTTCTTATAAGCAGATATCTCCAAAGCTGCCAGTAAGAACAGTTTATTAATTGCAGTAAATACTTCTGTAAGTCAGATAGTTCGACAATATCCTCTTTACATAATCACAGGTTTCTCTGTATGTAATCCGCTCAATGAATTCCTCAGGCTCACATGAACCTGATTTTTTTATCCATTCATCGAGTTTAGACTCTCCTGCATTGTATGCTGAAAGTGCATAGTGTATATTCCCGTTGTTTTCCTTTATAAGTCCTGAAAGATAATTAACACCGATACGTACGTTTGTCTCCGGTGAGAACAAATCCTCTCTGCCAATCGGTTTTTTATTTACCTTCCTAGCAGTTGCAGGCATAACCTGCATAAGACCGACTGCACCGGCAGGTGACAGAGCATCAGAATTAAACATGCTTTCCTGCCTCATTACGGAAAGTACGAAGAAAGGGTCCAGCCCTTCACTTTCACAATATTTCTTAACATAAGGATAAAAAGCCAGCGGATAAAGTACTTGTGAGATCTCCCTGTCATTCATCGCCTTTTCTTTTTCTGCCTCCGAGAGACGCGCAAGGAGGGGAACGGCATCAATATAATCCCCTTCGAGAACAAAGAGATTTGCAAATATTTTTACCTTGTCACTGGTAAAGGTTTCTTCTGATTTTACTGCCTGCTTCAGCTCGAAAAAACAATCATTCTGAAACCCGAGCTCTTTTAATGTCTTTGCCCTTTTAAAAAACAACAAAACTTTTCCCGCTTTTATCTGTTTTTCCGCAATGTCCCATATCTCGTTATCATTTATATTTTCACGCAGAGCGTCGGGGCTTCCGCAGTATTCATCCCTGTTGAGCTTGAATGAAAGCACCTTATCATTCACTCTCAAATCACAAAGTTTTCCATAATAACTCGTTGATGAAACCCCTTTTTTAAAAAGTGCCGCTGCATCAGCTTCTCCGGACTTTTCTGCTGCCTTTCCTGCCCAAAAAAATGATTTGCAGTACTGAACACCCTTTTCTTCTGATGAATTGGCAGAAAGATTAAAGAGTCTCAATGCTTCCGGATAGTCAGATGCAAGATAATTAATGAATCCGGCTTCCCAGAGAAGTTCTGCATTATTAAAAGATGAAAGCTTTGCCGTGTTTGCTTTCAGCATCATTGATATATAATCAAGAGCATTCCGGACATCACCGGCATTTTTGTAGAATTTAAAAATAAGATAAGCTGTCTTTAAACCGTAAGGTGAGCTGCTTTCCTTCTCAACAGCTTTTTTGGAAACTAAAAGAAATTGTTCATCGTCAGAGCCCTGGAAATAAGCATTTGCAAGCCTGTACCCGGCAAGCTCTATACTCTCTCTCTTGCCTGTCTTTCCTAATCTTTTAAGCAGGCTCTCATAGAGAATTGATGCTTTTTTATATTGCTTCAGCTTTTCAAGCGCTTCGCCCTTGCCAAGATATACATCTGTGAGAGTCTCTAAGCTTAATTTCTTTGAATGTTCGAAAAGATAATCATATTCTTTTATCGATTCACTGAAATGAAATGTCTTTTTTAGTTCGTCACATCTTCGTAATAATGTCCCTGTCTTGACATGTCCTCTTATGTTCCCGCCGTTATAATATTCTTTCATGAGAATAGCTTCAGCTCTGTCGGCTTCCGGAGACTCCGGATGATCGTACCATAAACCGGTCAGAATATTTTTAGCCTCTGCTTTTTGTTTATCCCTGATTAGTTCTTCACAGAGAAGGAGCAAAACTTTTGTTATGTTTCTCCCTGAAGGAAAAGAGGAGGCATATTTCTTTAGAGTAGCGATAGACTTTTTATGAAACCCTGCATTGGCATAAATGCTTCCCATGTCCAATATCATGGGGCCATACCAGCGACTGTATCCGAAATGAAGCTCTATATCCTCAAAAGTCTTTTCAGCAAGTCTTAGATCCCCCTCTTTTTTGGCAGTCAAAAAAATCCTGTAAAGCGAGTAATCCCGAATATCTGGATACTCTGCCAGTGAGCGGATAAAGAAAGACTTTGCTTCCAGCAGGTTTCCCGACTCAAACAGGGTATCACCCTTCTTTAAGAAGTTATCCTCTGCGTATACAGGAATTACAACTGAAGGAATTATCAGGAAAAGGAATAAAAGAATAAAAAAAGGTCTATGCCGCAATGCCTTCATTACTCCCATTCAATGGTGCTTGGCGGCTTGGAGCTTATGTCGTATACAACCCGGTTAACTCCCCTTACCTCGCTGATTATACGGTTTGATATTGTATTTAAAACTTCATATGGAAGTTTAACCCAGTCTGCCGTCATACCGTCAACGCTCTCCACGGCCCGAATGGCAATGACGTTCTCATAAGTCCGTTCATCCCCCATAACTCCAACTGTCTTGACCGGCACAAGTACTGCAAAGGATTGCCATATTGCTCTGTAAAGCGATGCCCTCTTTATCTCTTCCATTACTATGGCATCAGCCTGTCTTAATATCCTCAGATGTTCGCGCGTTATCTCACCGATTATTCTTATTGCAAGCCCAGGGCCCGGGAAAGGCTGCCTGTATATTATCTCTTCCGGCATTTGCAATGATAATCCAACCATCCTCACTTCATCTTTGAAAAGCTCTCTGAATGGTTCTATTAGTTTGAAATTGAATTTTTCCGGCAGACCTCCCACATTGTGGTGGGTCTTTATTGTCGCCGAAGGTCCCTTGAATGAAACAGATTCGATGACATCTGGATAGAGCGTACCCTGTGCAAGGAACTCTATCCCTCCAAGTTTTCCGGCTTCCCTCTCAAATACCTTTATGAAATGATTCCCAATTATCTTCCTTTTCTTTTCAGGATCAGTCACTCCATCGAGAAGCTGTAAAAGTTCCTCTTCAGCGTCAACGTATGTGAGGTTGATATCGTAGTGGTTCCTGAATGTATCTATGACCTTCTCAGCCTCACCTGCCCGGAGCACGCCGTTATTTACAAAAATGCAATGAAGGTTGTGTCCGATTGCCTTGTTTATCAGCACAGCCGCAACAGATGAATCAACGCCGCCGCTAAGCGCAAGGAGGACTTTCCTGCTCCCCACTTTATCACGTATCTCGGCTACCTTCTCTTCAACGAACGAACCCATGTCCCAGTCCCCTTTGCATGCGCATATCCGGAAAAGAAAATTAGCAAGGATCTCTTTTCCCTTTTCCGTATGTGCGACTTCAGGGTGGAATTGGAGACCATAGATCTTCTTCTCAATATGGCGTGCGACCGCATTGGGACAGTTTTCTGTAGATGCAATCCTTCTGAAACATTTTGGCAGTTCTTCCACATGGTCGCCGTGGCTCATCCATACAATTGAACCAGACACAACTGAACCTAACAATCCTTCATTGTTGATACCGTTAAGCACAGGGTCCTTTTCAAGCACGCTGATAATTGCCTTCCCGTATTCCCTTTTGTCCGATTCCTGCACCCTGCCGCCAAAAAGTTTTCCCATCAGCTGGAATCCATAGCATATTCCGAGCACAGGAACGCCGAGTTCAAATACTTCAGGACTGCAAACAGGAGAGGAATTTTCCTTT includes:
- a CDS encoding lytic transglycosylase domain-containing protein, translating into MKALRHRPFFILLFLFLIIPSVVIPVYAEDNFLKKGDTLFESGNLLEAKSFFIRSLAEYPDIRDYSLYRIFLTAKKEGDLRLAEKTFEDIELHFGYSRWYGPMILDMGSIYANAGFHKKSIATLKKYASSFPSGRNITKVLLLLCEELIRDKQKAEAKNILTGLWYDHPESPEADRAEAILMKEYYNGGNIRGHVKTGTLLRRCDELKKTFHFSESIKEYDYLFEHSKKLSLETLTDVYLGKGEALEKLKQYKKASILYESLLKRLGKTGKRESIELAGYRLANAYFQGSDDEQFLLVSKKAVEKESSSPYGLKTAYLIFKFYKNAGDVRNALDYISMMLKANTAKLSSFNNAELLWEAGFINYLASDYPEALRLFNLSANSSEEKGVQYCKSFFWAGKAAEKSGEADAAALFKKGVSSTSYYGKLCDLRVNDKVLSFKLNRDEYCGSPDALRENINDNEIWDIAEKQIKAGKVLLFFKRAKTLKELGFQNDCFFELKQAVKSEETFTSDKVKIFANLFVLEGDYIDAVPLLARLSEAEKEKAMNDREISQVLYPLAFYPYVKKYCESEGLDPFFVLSVMRQESMFNSDALSPAGAVGLMQVMPATARKVNKKPIGREDLFSPETNVRIGVNYLSGLIKENNGNIHYALSAYNAGESKLDEWIKKSGSCEPEEFIERITYRETCDYVKRILSNYLTYRSIYCN
- the trpS gene encoding tryptophan--tRNA ligase, with amino-acid sequence MNNVKKRVLSGMRPTGKLHLGHYIGVLENWKKLQQDNECFFFVADWHALTTDYNDPSKIREYTEDMVIDWLASGIDPEKCTMFVQSDILEHAELHLLLSMIIPIPWLERVPSYKETQESLSERDLTTYGFLGYPLLQSADILIYGADTVPVGIDQVPHIELTREVARRFNFLYGENTLVEPQSMLTATPKLPGIDGRKMSKSFDNCIFISDNPETVEKKVMQMVTDPHRIKKSDCGDPELSTVYAYHKIFTPGEKVAEIAEGCRTASIGCVQCKKILIQNLLSAFSGFRARRTELEKNRSFVNDIINEGKGKASAEARKMMERVRRTMKLK
- a CDS encoding PilZ domain-containing protein, translated to MQDKLETRGYLPDIVELNLASDNISDLFQEVAGIICSSKKIVNSQSALREFQNFSREWNRNKKNMVDEGINFFRNGIFPFTINYCPFLEMSESLLFLGKTNKGLSTGINDTPPVRVICSMLFHSVESFEQKKQEDLERQKFNLYWNNLFTNKKFIEGFLELTSSDDLIMLIAETHNYLEKRRYPRYSIDTVAYCRTLLFDDDVAENKEKVRVRNISHQGILLEHSNPFPVNNAVEISLLLDDRILYMVGKVCRVDKLKEIESDKYYSGVNLTQISSENQLLISRYLQSCQ
- the pheA gene encoding prephenate dehydratase; this translates as MAAKNLQELRRKIDLIDSKLLKLLSYRGKLASQIGEVKKRDNADIHVPAREAQILNKITRENKGPFSNAAIKTLFREILSASLALEEPIKVSYLGPQASFSHIASLKQFGRMSVAIPVDYIKDVFENVEKGVAKYGVVPVENSNEGTVTQTVDLFLDYPLKICGEILMRINHNLLNISGKNSDIKKIISHPQPIAQCREWISRNMPGIPVEEVSSTATAAVIASKDKYKAAIASEMAMKIYDLKMVHSHIEDNCNNFTRFVIIGKESFCRTGDDKTSLMFTTKDRAGALNDVLKHFAANRISLSKIESRPSKKKPWEYIFFVDCRGHMEDLPVKKTIMRLEKDCVFLTILGSYPRGKLD
- a CDS encoding site-2 protease family protein encodes the protein MNTGYMIINYVALLFSISVHECSHAWTADRFGDSTAKRLGRVTLNPIPHIDLLGTIILPALMIFSGTGFLIGWAKPVPVNPSNLKNPRNDNLWISFAGPLSNLLMGGIFAIIFHTLIRTTSSMAVPGNPSIVGPLIIFIYFSIKINVFLAIFNLIPIFPLDGSGVLEGLLPVRQAISYEKLRPYGFMILLLLVYSNVLNFIIVPVSNIVFSLLGVD
- the mfd gene encoding transcription-repair coupling factor — protein: MMENSSQSLNRLFKCLEEEREFEISGVSSSSASLILYEAFKHTGKQIVYLAPSVKRAEEVLNDVLFFRNADRKLKSKYSDSRTDILIPWDTLPYEDISPFHEISSRRVEFLCEMMDKEGIFIIPAESLVQKLIPRTSISGKKLSLDTGSVILRDSLLNYLLLSGYKRKDFVEEKGDFSIRGGIADIFSGLHDFPIRIEFFGDEISSIREFDPHSQRSVKKVLSTALFPVREVAYPENNSELLEVFDLFFEDYSDRNRLMQLRERFERREYFPGVENYLPLFHKTLETTFDYNSEDSIVIFEEKEKIFDEIETQYREATKKYYSAVEKGEPVIEPQYIYSGCEEVKKKLCGFKRVAISSISSGDDSLKFTVKRTSYMHVQEDLKSDRFSSVAEEIKKKRDEGYRIYITVRSENSAERMIAIFMDYHLSMGMEGRGEIVLSYTENKEPFPPLIIVGNLTEGFFIEELGIAFITEEDIFGKKHSPYRRKISTPLKLSSSFQSLKEGDYIVHVNYGVGRFLGIAQMITAGRTKDFLMIEYQDNEKLYVPSENLNLVQKYIGVKGSKPVIEKLGSQNWARVKQKAKKAIETMAKGLLELYADRQFSSGISFSQDDNWMREFENRFEYDETPHQIRAIKDVKKDMESVKPMDRLICGDVGFGKTEVAMRAAFKAVLDGKQVSVLVPTTILAHQHFQTFSERFSHFPVKVEMLSRFCNLSKQKEILNGIREKKVDIVIGTHKLLMGNIEFNDLGLLIVDEEHRFGVRHKEKIKDIARNIDVLTLTATPIPRTLQLSLTGIRDISIIDTPPEERLPIKTVVIKFNREMIVRAIKNELERGGQVYFVHNNVKSLPAMEMFLKNNIPEVRIGVAHGQMKPSELEKIMVDFVERQFDLLLCTTIIESGLDIPAVNTIVINRADRLGLAQLYQLRGRVGRSNIEAFAYLLVPADKDITDEARKRLMVIEELTDFGSGFKIAAHDLEIRGAGNILGEAQSGNIASIGYDLYCQLVEETVAKLRGHKEKLTDCKIEVKVNAFIPEEFIRDSMERVSIYKKISEISDFQELDEFKKEIVDRYGEIPLPFENVFLLSRLRILAAENCIERISDSKDGFVLYFSEAFVPSAGLVTHIATSKKYPLRFLDDRSMLVKTPLNNREGLNLALNILEFLKKAGIEKV
- the guaA gene encoding glutamine-hydrolyzing GMP synthase is translated as MDIEREKILILDFGSQYTQLIARKIRELKVYCEIHPFNIGIEKIKEFHPAGLVLSGSPSSVKENSSPVCSPEVFELGVPVLGICYGFQLMGKLFGGRVQESDKREYGKAIISVLEKDPVLNGINNEGLLGSVVSGSIVWMSHGDHVEELPKCFRRIASTENCPNAVARHIEKKIYGLQFHPEVAHTEKGKEILANFLFRICACKGDWDMGSFVEEKVAEIRDKVGSRKVLLALSGGVDSSVAAVLINKAIGHNLHCIFVNNGVLRAGEAEKVIDTFRNHYDINLTYVDAEEELLQLLDGVTDPEKKRKIIGNHFIKVFEREAGKLGGIEFLAQGTLYPDVIESVSFKGPSATIKTHHNVGGLPEKFNFKLIEPFRELFKDEVRMVGLSLQMPEEIIYRQPFPGPGLAIRIIGEITREHLRILRQADAIVMEEIKRASLYRAIWQSFAVLVPVKTVGVMGDERTYENVIAIRAVESVDGMTADWVKLPYEVLNTISNRIISEVRGVNRVVYDISSKPPSTIEWE